ATTTCCCAGCAATACTCCCAAATCTTCATCTTTTATCTTCATAACCCGAGGCACTTGAAGGTTTGTATGTAAAAGAATCCCTTTATTACAGGTTCTTTCCCACACATGGTTCACCATAGCATCGATTATCAAACTTCCGGTTTTTGACTCCAATCGCCCAATGCTCCCTGATTTGCCTATCAGATTTTCTAAAGTTGCTAATAGTTTTTCTTTTTGTCCGGATTTCACAAGCTCTTGCAAATAAATCAGCCGCTGTTTCATATCGTGCTTCATTTCCTGTATTTCTGCCGATGCTGCTTTCTCCAAATCATGCTGCCTTCCATAGTATTCCAATTGCTTCACATACATATGGGCATTTTTCTTCACCTGAATCGTTTCAACTAATCTTAAATAAATTGGATAGATGGATAGATTCATAATTGTTAATATCAATCCTGCCATCAGCAGCCAGCCAAAGGAATCCGTTCCTTTTCTATCCGATGTTTCTACTAACATGTAAAATACAGGATACAGGACCAATCCTGATAGAAGAAATAAGGTTAAATAGGCACCTCCGCTATAGGGCATCCTTCCGCCTCCATGGCGGTTCATGAACCAGCGGATTCCCATTACCGATAAAAACAGCAAAAATTTTGCCAAAATAGAATTAAACATAAATGGCGGACTTTGCCCATTATTCAGAAACACATAGCCAGCTTCTCCCATTCCCTCCAAAAGCATCCACATCATTACGAATATAATAGGGAATATACACCGCTTCCACAATATCCCTTCATAAGAAATAATACCAATTATCAAAATTGTCGTTAATGATATCATCAGGTTTATTACCGGATGGAAAAACACCATTTTCGTATTAATGCTTAACTGCCACAGGAAAAAAAGAGACCAGCCGACCAGCCTCACAGATCGGCTCTTCTTTACAAGAAAAATATCCAGATACACTTTCAGTAAAAGTGTAGAAAACAACGACAAGCTTAAACTTGTAAACATCATTTTAACCGTATTCATTTTTCACCTCTTTTTGAACTGCCTCAATTTATCATCCACCGTCTTTTTATACGCCCTGCTTAACGGTAAAATGATTCCATTCGGCATTTCAACCTCTTCATACCCCATCCGGATAACATGCTGGTAATTTACCAGATAAGACTTATGTATCCGTAAAAATCTCCCCTTGCCTTGATCCAGACTTTTTTCTATCTTATTCAAGGCTTTATATTCTTTTAAGCGGAAATTCTGCATAACAATTTCCGCTACTCGAAGCTTGCTTTCAAAATACAGAATATCACGTATTGCTACTTTATAATCCGACTTCATATATCGGAAACGGTAATACGAATCCTGCTCTTGTACAATTCTTAAAACATGATAAAAAGTTTCTTCAAATTCTTTCTTTTTTATAGGCTTTGTAAGAAATCCAATTGGAGCTACCCGGAAGGTTTCTTTCATATAGCCATCATGGGAGGTCACATACACCATCTGTACCAAACGGTCAATTTCACGTATTTTATACGCCGCTTCCAGACCATCCATATATTTCATCCGTACATCCAGATAGATTATATCATACCGCTTTCCTCCGGTTACCGCATTAACCAAATCACCTCCATCTTCATAAGATTCCACTTCTACTTGAATTCCGGCATCCTTCCCAAGTTCAAGTAAGCATTCTTCCAACTCTTTCAGCAAGTAAAGCTCATCATCACAAATAGCTATCTCAATCACAATCATTTTTCCCCTGTAAAAAAACTTTTCTGCCCTGCCAGCCTGCAGGACATCTTTTCCGTCAAGCTGCAAATAACTTTATGGCAGTCATTTCTTAACATATCATAGATTAGAACAAATCACAGACAAGAACAACACGCAAATCATAACAAAACGCATTTATCTAAAATTAATTCAGCATTTCTTGCTAATTTAAATATCGGCACAACTGCCGGTTTCCATAAATTCCCATATGCTGAATTAATGGTACCATTATAAATTCAGCAAAATTCCATGTCAATACATATTCCGTTTTAGCCGTATTAGTTTTCCCCATAACGGTCCACTATTGTGCGGTATATAAGGCGCTTTTATCCCATATACAATATTCTTTTAAAGCAAAAAAGGATACTTCATATTAGGTATCCTCTTAATTATATCTTCAAGGCGTAAAAACATTGTCTATTATGTATTGATTTATATCGTCAGTTAACGGATAGCCATTTATATAACCAGAACCTGACCCCTCTACGGCATATACCTGCCCATCAATTAAAACAAGATAAATATGTCTGAACGCCATTTTATCTTTACTATAAGCATAAAGTTCTCGTTCACCATACTTTTGAGGAATATTAACGCGCGCAAGCCTTTGTTCATCATCAAACATCTGGCGTAGTTTTTCAAAAGTCCCAGAGTTTAACGTGACTGTTTTATCAATATTGATATATGGGGAGTCGTGCCGTTCGCCTGACCATTCCTCTCCATTAGTGTAGACGGCATATTTGTACACAATGTTTTGTGTATCGTAATTAGCTATGTCTGCATAATAGCCTTTTACAGAATCGATTTCACTCTCAGAGCAATAAGTCCCGCCTGCCATAGTTATTTCCGTCCATCTCAAACCAATTTGTTGTCGGCTCATATTGGCCCATCGGCCAATACAAGCCCGATTCTACATCGTCAGGATCAGGCTTATTTGCGCTGTTAGCATGGCGCAAAAATCCTATATAACCTGCCGGCACAAAGGCCACAATGACATTGATAACAAGTAAGACCATTGATACCACAAGCCACCATTTTTTGGTGTTTTTCCCTTGTGTTTTTTCACCTTCCAGACGATTATAAGTATCGTACTTAAAATCACAAAAAACAGAGCAACCAAAAACAGAATCGCTAAAAATACGAAAAAGAATACCGCACCCATTTATATCTCCCTGCCAAATTTATTTCTCTAATTCTGTTTTAATTAAGATTACACTTCTGATATTTCATCCTGCATGTCATTCGGCTCGTTGCCGCGCAAATAATTACTGACAATCCTCCATTGGCCCTTACCGCACCGAGAAATCGTTTCCCGATGGAAGCCGTTGAAATAATTCCATAATTTATTTTCATAGTAAGCCTTTCTACATTCATTCATTTCTTCAACCTTCCTTTATTATAGTACAATAATGACCTTTTGCCTATTTCCGGATGTTGTTTGTCAAAAATGTTTTATACAGCAGCCTTACAATCAAATCAGCCTCGTTTTCTCCTGAATGAAATTAATGATTCAACTTATTATAAGAGACTCAATGAAGGTATCAGAATTTCACATATTCTGCATTTTTTTCAGAAATTGTCTGACCGCCTTTCTTTCATCTTCCGGAACGCTTCCGCCCCTTCCGATCCTGTCACAAAGCCCCAGCAGTGCAACTTCACCGATATCTGTCTCCCGCTTCATACCAGCGATATCGCCGAAAGGAAGCCCGCCTGTCACATACAGAATATGCATATGATACCGGACCAATTTTGCCACTGTCCCGATCCACTTCGCGTCGTCGGAAAAACAGGACAAAAAATCCTCCGTGAGATGTTCTCCTTCAGCATCATGATCATATGCGGTAATTTTCTCTTTTCGGATTTTTGTCACCGCCGGTTTGCCGATATCATGAAGCAAAGCCGCCCACATCAAGGTCCGGGCATCCTTACTTTTTTCCTTCTGTTCCGCCGCCTGATCTACTACCATCATCGTATGATTCCATACGCTTCCTTCCGGATGATATCGTTTTGACTGCGGGGTTTCCTTCATCCTGCCTAACATGGAAAACGGGTAATCCAAAAACCACGGTTCCCTGCTGATCTGTTCTAAATATTCCGATGGATGTTGGTCATGAAGCAAATGATAATCCATCTGCCGGAATAGTTCATCCTTATTATTATTTTCCTCTGCCATAACATCTGCCTTTCTGTTTATTGAATACTGCTATACTGTCTAGTTTACGCTAGTATCTATTATTTCAAATATTTACTGAAATAAACAACATTCTCACTTTCGGCAGATACAGATGAGATCCTTTCATATGCAGACCGTAAAATGGACTGCTGACAATAACGAGGAAGCGAAAGCTCTTTGAAGCGTATCCAAAATGCGAGAAGCCTGCTTACAGGCTTGAAAGAAAACAAAAAAATTTAATTATAATTCTTCTTTTTCAATGCCGAAAAAGCAACAATTGTGCTTGTTACCAATAATAAGAAGAAAATCAGAAGCACAATCCATGCCCCGGAGGCAGTGCCAGAAATAAAACCATATTTATTTTGAAAAAAAGAAAATATAGCAGCGACTAGCGCTGTAGCAACAGCGCCTATAAACTGCTGAAAAGTATTTACA
The nucleotide sequence above comes from Lacrimispora sp. BS-2. Encoded proteins:
- a CDS encoding GHKL domain-containing protein; the encoded protein is MNTVKMMFTSLSLSLFSTLLLKVYLDIFLVKKSRSVRLVGWSLFFLWQLSINTKMVFFHPVINLMISLTTILIIGIISYEGILWKRCIFPIIFVMMWMLLEGMGEAGYVFLNNGQSPPFMFNSILAKFLLFLSVMGIRWFMNRHGGGRMPYSGGAYLTLFLLSGLVLYPVFYMLVETSDRKGTDSFGWLLMAGLILTIMNLSIYPIYLRLVETIQVKKNAHMYVKQLEYYGRQHDLEKAASAEIQEMKHDMKQRLIYLQELVKSGQKEKLLATLENLIGKSGSIGRLESKTGSLIIDAMVNHVWERTCNKGILLHTNLQVPRVMKIKDEDLGVLLGNAFDNAVEASEYVKQGKGEIWIEITHEKGYLYIFVRNRYQGKIEHNKGHRLVSRKEEAFHGWGIYSMEKIAKKYHGRMELDWEGDIFSLETILYDDI
- a CDS encoding LytTR family DNA-binding domain-containing protein, coding for MIEIAICDDELYLLKELEECLLELGKDAGIQVEVESYEDGGDLVNAVTGGKRYDIIYLDVRMKYMDGLEAAYKIREIDRLVQMVYVTSHDGYMKETFRVAPIGFLTKPIKKKEFEETFYHVLRIVQEQDSYYRFRYMKSDYKVAIRDILYFESKLRVAEIVMQNFRLKEYKALNKIEKSLDQGKGRFLRIHKSYLVNYQHVIRMGYEEVEMPNGIILPLSRAYKKTVDDKLRQFKKR
- a CDS encoding HD domain-containing protein, producing the protein MAEENNNKDELFRQMDYHLLHDQHPSEYLEQISREPWFLDYPFSMLGRMKETPQSKRYHPEGSVWNHTMMVVDQAAEQKEKSKDARTLMWAALLHDIGKPAVTKIRKEKITAYDHDAEGEHLTEDFLSCFSDDAKWIGTVAKLVRYHMHILYVTGGLPFGDIAGMKRETDIGEVALLGLCDRIGRGGSVPEDERKAVRQFLKKMQNM